From the genome of Triticum aestivum cultivar Chinese Spring chromosome 3B, IWGSC CS RefSeq v2.1, whole genome shotgun sequence, one region includes:
- the LOC123065279 gene encoding AT-hook motif nuclear-localized protein 23 — MGMATATTAAPDKLRQPCRPRPAAQIPSSKNRVPKAPVVIAHECPSAMRAHVLEVPAGRDVLSCVAAFARRGRCGALVLGAAGHVADVVLREPALVLRGTTEILSLAGCFFPSPSASAAGVAVFLAGPRGSVLGGAVADGGLVAAGPVVVMVATFVAAAIDRLPLVKGDESSKAEGSDVHGVAGQWRFGGQPLQQQCGWAPLCRKLGAKS; from the coding sequence ATGGGCATGGCCACCGCGACGACGGCCGCTCCGGACAAGCTCCGGCAGCCGTGCAGGCCGAGGCCGGCGGCGCAGATTCCCTCCTCCAAGAACCGCGTGCCCAAGGCGCCCGTGGTGATCGCGCACGAGTGCCCCAGCGCGATGCGCGCCCACGTCCTGGAGGTGCCCGCCGGGCGCGACGTCCTGTCGTGCGTCGCGGCGTTCGCGCGGCGGGGGCGCTGCGGCGCGCTGGTGCTGGGCGCGGCCGGGCACGTCGCGGACGTCGTGCTCAGGGAGCCGGCGCTGGTGCTCCGGGGCACGACGGAGATCCTGAGCCTGGCGGGGTGCTTCTTCCCGTCTCCCTCTGCGTCAGCCGCGGGCGTCGCGGTGTTCCTGGCCGGGCCGCGAGGCAGCGTGCTGGGCGGCGCCGTCGCGGACGGAGGGCTCGTGGCCGCCGGtccggtggtggtgatggtggccaCGTTTGTCGCGGCTGCGATCGACCGGTTGCCGCTGGTGAAGGGGGACGAATCCTCCAAGGCGGAGGGGAGCGACGTGCACGGCGTGGCCGGACAGTGGCGGTTCGGCGGCCAGCCGCTGCAGCAACAGTGCGGATGGGCGCCGCTGTGTCGGAAGCTGGGCGCGAAGAGCTGA
- the LOC123069509 gene encoding factor of DNA methylation 1, whose amino-acid sequence MDLDMDDYMDPYEEAEAEAAAEAAGVTGPVAASADEESDGEDDSEAESDYEEKSYGLLKSGKHRVRNPDGTFRCPFCPGKKKQDYKLKDLLQHADGIGISSKHRRHGRERAFHRAFARFVRADPSFAQELSTIVGIPGATPSATANADASDKGKAIANGHTSGSSPVAVDKGPPQDGEEKFAWPWCGILAAGAGFNAESFADRVAMFSPEDIVPLVFDDTENSECFAIVRFSPGWGGFSDALALENQFSVNKLGKKEWEAWSSCGGAVDGEENENGEVKVYGWVAREVDYTAEGLVGRYLRKHIDIKTIDEITKSQREPLGKIVAALATQLEAKNQDLQDLETRKNATEFSIARLEEDNRRLHEAYNEEMRKLHRKARDNALRIFQDNENLKLEIENNKREMILRAKQLEKLSVENANDRKKLAELSDEKQKAKDDKSELELASIEQQRNDQDILKLVEDQKREKEDALARMLELEKELHEKRELELEVTRLNGTLQVMKHLEGDDDGDIHDKMEKLSEKLEHERKRLEELSGELVRKERESNDELQEARKELIMGLEDILSGRTAIGIKRMGELDERPFQNACKRKYGNDDYETRAAELVSSWQEEIKKPAWHPYKFVKAEDGSDKEVVNDEDPRLKQLWIEYGDDVCNAVKTALSEVNEYNPSGRYVVSELWNFRKNRKATMKEVLRFIFQQMEVPGKRRRG is encoded by the exons ATGGATCTCGACATGGACGACTACATGGACCCCTAcgaggaggccgaggccgaggccgccgcggAGGCCGCCGGCGTGACCGGCCCAGTCGCCGCATCCGCGGACGAGGAGTCGGACGGCGAGGACGACTCGGAGGCCGAGAGCGACTACGAGGAGAAGTCCTACGGCCTTCTCAAGTCCGGCAAACACCGGGTGCGCAACCCGGACGGCACCTTCCGCTGCCCCTTCTGCCCCGGCAAGAAGAAGCAAGACTACAAGCTCAAGGACCTCCTCCAGCACGCCGACGGCATCGGCATCTCCAGCAAGCACCGCCGCCACGGCCGGGAGCGTGCCTTCCACCGTGCCTTTGCCCGCTTTGTCCGCGCCGACCCGTCCTTTGCGCAGGAGCTCTCCACTATCGTTGGGATTCCGGGTGCCACTCCATCTGCCACTGCTAATGCAGATGCCTCTGACAAAGGAAAGGCCATTGCCAATGGTCACACCAGTGGATCCAGTCCCGTGGCAGTGGATAAGGGACCACCACAGGATGGCGAAGAGAAGTTTGCTTGGCCATGGTGTGGAATTCTTGCAGCCGGTGCAGGGTTCAATGCTGAAAGCTTTGCAGATAGAGTGGCCATGTTTAGTCCAGAAGACATCGTGCCTTTAGTTTTCGATGACACAGAAAACTCGGAATGCTTTGCAATTGTGCGGTTTAGTCCTGGCTGGGGTGGGTTTAGTGACGCTCTCGCACTTGAGAACCAATTCAGTGTAAATAAGCTCGGGAAGAAGGAATGGGAGGCATGGAGCAGTTGTGGAGGTGCTGTGGACGGTGAGGAGAACGAGAATGGTGAGGTTAAGGTTTATGGTTGGGTTGCCCGAGAGGTGGACTACACTGCTGAGGGTTTGGTGGGAAGATACTTGAGGAAGCATATTGACATTAAGACCATAGATGAGATTACCAAGAGTCAGAGGGAGCCATTGGGGAAGATTGTGGCAGCACTGGCAACTCAGCTCGAGGCAAAGAACCAAGACTTGCAGGATCTGGAGACAAGGAAGAATGCAACAGAATTCTCCATTGCAAGGCTTGAGGAGGACAATAGGAGGCTGCATGAGGCATATAATGAAG AAATGCGCAAGCTGCATCGCAAGGCTCGTGACAATGCTCTGAGGATTTTCCAGGACAATGAAAATTTGAAGCTTGAAATAGAAAATAACAAGAGAGAAATGATTTTGCGTGCTAAGCAGCTGGAGAAGTTGTCAGTTGAGAATGCCAACGACAGGAAAAAACTTGCAGAACTTTCTGATGAGAAGCAAAAG GCAAAAGACGATAAAAGTGAACTTGAGCTGGCAAGTATAGAGCAGCAGAGGAATGATCAAGATATTTTGAAGCTAGTCGAGGACCAGAAG AGGGAAAAGGAGGATGCCCTCGCAAGAATGCTTGAGCTGGAAAAGGAGCTGCATGAGAAACGAGAACTTGAGCTCGAAGTGACGCGATTGAATGGCACACTCCAAGTGATGAAACATTTGGAAGGAGACGATGATGGGGATATTCATGACAAGATGGAGAAGCTTAGTGAAAAGCTAGAGCATGAAAGGAAACGCCTGGAAGAGCTGAGCGGAGAGCTGGTGAGGAAAGAGCGTGAAAGTAATGATGAGTTACAGGAGGCCCGAAAAGAATTGATAATG GGTTTGGAGGACATACTCAGTGGGCGAACAGCTATCGGTATCAAAAGGATGGGCGAACTTGATGAAAGACCTTTTCAGAATGCATGCAAGAGGAAATATGGAAATGATGATTATGAGACGAGGGCAGCAGAGCTGGTCTCGAGTTGGCAGGAGGAGATAAAGAAGCCAGCCTGGCATCCTTATAAGTTTGTTAAGGCTGAAGACGGAAGTGACAAG GAAGTTGTAAATGATGAGGACCCAAGACTGAAGCAATTGTGGATCGAATATGGTGACGATGTGTGCAATGCAGTGAAGACCGCTCTGAGCGAAGTAAACGAGTACAACCCGAGCGGAAGGTACGTGGTGTCAGAGCTGTGGAATTTCAGGAAAAACCGTAAGGCGACGATGAAAGAGGTGCTGAGGTTCATCTTCCAGCAGATGGAGGTGCCCGGCAAGCGCAGGAGGGGTTGA